A stretch of DNA from Methanolinea mesophila:
CAAGGTCCCGCACCACGTCCTCCACGTTGTCGCAGCAGATCACTTCGGTGCCGTGGGCGGCGAGCTCCCGGACCAGGGCGTCGGGGAGTTCCAGCCCTGTGGGGGTGATGGAAAAGATCGTCGCGTGGTAGAGGGAGAGTGCATACGCGAGCGAATGGGCAGTTCTCCCGTAGCGGAGGTCCCCGAGAAGCCCGATACGGATCCTTTCGAGCGGCATGGACTGCCGGATGGTATAGAGGTCGAGCAGGGTCTGCGAGGGGTGCTGCCCGGCCCCGTCGCCTGCGTTGATCACAGGGACGGATGCGAACTCGCTCGCGAGCCGGGCTGCGCCTTCCTTGGGGTGACGGAGCACGATAGCGTCCGCGTACCCGCTCACCACCCGGATGGTGTCGGCAAGGGTCTCGCCCTTCGCCATGGAGCTCGCCTCCACGCTCCCCACGGAGAGCGACGTGCCACCGAGACGGGCCATCGCCGCCTCGAACGACATCCTCGTCCGGGTACTCGGCTCGAAGAACAGAAGGGCAAGAATCTTGCCGTTCAAGGCATGTTCATCAAAACAACGCTCCTGTATCCGACCGGCTTCCGACAAAAGGAAGTCGATCTCCTCTCTTTTCAGGTCCCGTATGGAGATGATATGCGTCACGTGCTCGCCCCGTTACCGGGAGACCCGGGAAAGGC
This window harbors:
- the pyrB gene encoding aspartate carbamoyltransferase, translated to MTHIISIRDLKREEIDFLLSEAGRIQERCFDEHALNGKILALLFFEPSTRTRMSFEAAMARLGGTSLSVGSVEASSMAKGETLADTIRVVSGYADAIVLRHPKEGAARLASEFASVPVINAGDGAGQHPSQTLLDLYTIRQSMPLERIRIGLLGDLRYGRTAHSLAYALSLYHATIFSITPTGLELPDALVRELAAHGTEVICCDNVEDVVRDLDVLYVTRIQRERFPDSASYFKVASSYRITPELLTGVKDHLIVLHPLPRVDEIDPRVDSLPYARYFEQSWNGIPVRMAMLQRVMK